A single genomic interval of Nostoc commune NIES-4072 harbors:
- a CDS encoding DUF692 domain-containing protein: protein MRWWLWRWLWRWLWRRLRAMLSHLPSLGVGLGFREPFKSDLFLNRQQVDFLEIVAEHYLDASWQKQQELELLAAHFPIIPHAINLSLGSAEGLDTDYLRKLAALIKQLNPPWWSEHICFTKAGGVDIGHLSPLPYTQEAVEVVCRNIAEVHRWVDVPLILENITYMVTLPGAEMTEAQFLAEVVERSDCGLLLDITNLHTNAVNYGYDVHDFLQQLPCDRIVQLHFVGGHWHDGVLIDSHSQSTPVEVWQLMEEVVARVPVKGIILERDENLPPFAELTKELQKAREISRSNARWG, encoded by the coding sequence ATGCGGTGGTGGTTGTGGCGGTGGCTGTGGCGGTGGCTGTGGAGGAGGTTAAGAGCAATGCTTTCTCATCTCCCTAGTTTAGGCGTGGGGTTGGGTTTTCGAGAACCGTTTAAAAGTGATCTGTTTCTCAACCGTCAGCAGGTTGACTTTTTGGAAATTGTTGCTGAACACTATTTAGATGCATCTTGGCAAAAACAGCAGGAGTTAGAACTGCTTGCTGCTCATTTCCCGATAATTCCCCACGCGATTAATCTTTCGTTAGGCAGTGCTGAAGGTTTGGATACAGATTATTTACGCAAACTTGCAGCATTAATTAAGCAACTCAACCCGCCTTGGTGGAGTGAGCATATCTGCTTTACAAAAGCGGGTGGAGTCGATATCGGGCATTTATCCCCGCTACCTTATACTCAAGAAGCTGTGGAAGTAGTCTGTCGCAATATTGCCGAAGTTCATCGCTGGGTTGATGTACCACTGATTCTGGAAAATATCACTTATATGGTGACGCTTCCAGGTGCAGAAATGACTGAAGCCCAATTTTTAGCCGAGGTGGTAGAACGTTCTGATTGTGGACTGTTATTAGATATAACGAATCTCCACACTAATGCTGTGAACTACGGCTATGATGTCCATGACTTTTTGCAACAATTACCGTGCGATCGCATCGTACAATTACATTTTGTTGGTGGACATTGGCATGATGGTGTATTAATTGACAGCCATTCCCAATCCACACCAGTGGAAGTCTGGCAACTGATGGAAGAAGTTGTTGCCCGTGTTCCAGTTAAAGGGATTATCCTAGAACGAG